One Myxococcales bacterium genomic region harbors:
- a CDS encoding DUF4331 domain-containing protein, whose amino-acid sequence MRTRFIGCAAAAMLAAQLVGAPEANASSHREAPFITKNPKVDNTDFYMFRSYEADRSEFVTIIANYIPLQHAYGGPNYFAMDPDALYEIHIDNTGDAQEDLTFQFRFQSPLNDATGNTGFALPIGPAGNQKTVSIPLITAGPISDANGPFDGLKRNVKETYDVKVVRGNRRTGQSAAVTKTTGPGGAVFVKPIDYMGTKSLGDAAAYKAYADAHIYNVNIPGCTAPGGKSARVFVGQRQEGFAVLLGNIFDLVNAPAGALTDPTLDVPNPIGKTNVTSIALEVPISCLKGAATDVVGGWATASVRQARVVNPQPGYLTPTKEGGAWAQVSRLGSPLVNEVVIGLKDKDRFNASEPKDDAQFADYVTHPTLPALVEVLFGPTVKAPTAFPRADLVAAFLTGVPNVNAFPAGAKAAEMLRLNTALPARSSQFRAAGATGGGLGAAGCFKPGPNPATDAKVLDTALPSCDPAGFPNGRRPGDDVVDIALRVVMGYLLPNDAAPAGNLPWGDAVQQHDGQFQASFPYLNSPNPGADFPPLPY is encoded by the coding sequence ATGCGAACGAGATTCATAGGGTGCGCGGCGGCTGCCATGCTGGCCGCACAGCTCGTCGGTGCGCCGGAGGCAAACGCCTCGAGCCACCGCGAGGCCCCGTTCATCACGAAGAACCCGAAGGTCGACAACACCGACTTCTACATGTTCCGGAGCTACGAGGCGGACCGCTCGGAGTTCGTCACGATCATCGCGAACTACATCCCGCTCCAGCACGCGTACGGCGGCCCGAACTACTTCGCCATGGACCCCGACGCGCTCTACGAGATCCACATCGACAACACCGGAGACGCCCAAGAAGACTTGACGTTCCAATTCCGGTTTCAGAGCCCGCTGAACGACGCGACCGGGAACACCGGATTCGCCCTCCCGATCGGCCCGGCCGGAAATCAGAAGACGGTATCGATCCCGCTCATCACGGCAGGCCCGATCTCCGACGCGAACGGCCCATTCGACGGCCTGAAGCGAAACGTCAAGGAGACCTACGACGTCAAGGTCGTGCGCGGTAACCGCCGCACCGGCCAGTCGGCGGCCGTCACGAAGACGACGGGCCCGGGCGGCGCGGTGTTCGTAAAGCCCATCGACTACATGGGCACGAAGTCGCTCGGCGACGCGGCCGCCTACAAGGCCTACGCGGACGCGCACATCTACAACGTGAACATTCCCGGCTGCACGGCCCCCGGGGGCAAGAGCGCGCGGGTGTTCGTGGGTCAGCGTCAAGAAGGGTTCGCCGTGCTCCTCGGCAACATCTTCGACCTCGTGAACGCCCCCGCGGGCGCCCTCACGGATCCCACACTCGACGTCCCGAACCCGATCGGCAAGACGAACGTCACGTCGATCGCGCTCGAGGTCCCCATCTCGTGCCTCAAGGGCGCGGCGACCGACGTGGTCGGCGGATGGGCGACGGCGAGCGTCCGGCAGGCGCGCGTCGTGAACCCGCAGCCGGGCTACCTCACGCCCACGAAAGAAGGCGGCGCCTGGGCCCAGGTCTCTCGCCTCGGGAGCCCGCTCGTCAACGAGGTCGTCATCGGCCTCAAAGACAAAGATCGCTTCAACGCGAGCGAGCCGAAGGACGACGCGCAGTTCGCGGACTACGTGACGCACCCCACGCTCCCGGCGCTCGTCGAGGTGCTCTTCGGGCCGACCGTGAAGGCCCCGACGGCCTTTCCCCGTGCCGATCTCGTCGCGGCTTTCCTCACCGGCGTGCCCAACGTGAACGCCTTCCCGGCGGGCGCGAAGGCCGCCGAGATGCTCCGGCTCAATACGGCCCTCCCCGCGCGGAGCTCGCAGTTCCGCGCGGCGGGCGCCACGGGCGGCGGCCTCGGCGCGGCGGGTTGTTTCAAGCCCGGCCCGAACCCCGCGACCGACGCCAAGGTGCTCGACACGGCGCTCCCGTCGTGTGACCCGGCGGGGTTCCCGAACGGGCGCCGGCCCGGCGACGACGTGGTCGACATCGCGCTCCGCGTCGTCATGGGATATCTCCTCCCGAACGACGCGGCGCCTGCCGGAAACCTGCCCTGGGGCGACGCCGTCCAGCAGCACGACGGCCAGTTCCAGGCGAGCTTTCCTTACCTGAATTCCCCGAACCCGGGCGCGGACTTCCCCCCGCTCCCGTACTGA
- a CDS encoding vanadium-dependent haloperoxidase: MKTPRLRSLLLPLGVLPLLAATLAGCPDDPTVVPPIPDASPDVVPIPGKATWHDVTTELPEALLSVSGTSRDDVFVVGADKGKGPRVERFDGTTWKPLATGQHGDLWWVHALPGGPTFMAGASGMVLRYDGQKFERMPTPGLAKQTVFGVFARSATDVYAVGGASGRDGFIWHYDGKAFTEVRLPDTMPRLEKGEIPGLFKVWGEGDDLWVVGGGGTLLHKKGDGPFAVVATNMTETLFTVHGAKGKVYAVGGASNGKALEIDAATLAVRDVSPEGAGLLQGVFATGTRVVATGERGTVYELGPTGKLAAASAQPGAKPQSYHAAWASPDGEVWAVGGEVLSPALAQGAIVHFAERAIPGVNKTTPDGGTDGTVPTPVCPPEVVSIGADKSIARRWDEQILASIRRDLPRPTVHARNLYHLSAAMWDAWAAYDTTADGVFVNERLTAGDIEAARKEAISYAAYRILTRRYQKAAGGPVSVACYDAVMKDLGYDPRDTTDTGATPRALGNRIAKAVIAAGDSDGSNEANDYAELTPYTSPNPPLVVDSAGITMSDPSLWQPLNLSVAATQNGIILPAGVQGYIGGNWGGVTPFAMKRASSTVPWHDPGPAPDFGPAMKPWVIDVLRTSSKLDPKDAETIDTSPGAYGNNSLGANDGKGRPLNPVTGQPYAPSVVKLGDFGRALAEFWADGPKSETPPGHWNVLANGVVDTPTAPKKLFGAGPDLAPLAWDVHMYLALNGALHDAAITAWDVKRRTVRARPIALVRYMAQKGQSSDPQLPSYSADGLPLVPGLVELITKESSAPGQRHEKLSLFVGQIAIKTWRGEPGDRTTELSGVGWVRGVDWMPYQRRNFVTPAFPGFISGHSTFSRAAAETLTQITGSPFFPGGFAEYTCPKDKYLSFEIGPSTEVHLQWASYYDAADQAGQSRIWGGIHIEPDDFVGRRLGALVGTEATAHARKFFDGTAIP; encoded by the coding sequence ATGAAGACGCCTCGCCTCCGCTCGCTGCTCCTTCCCCTCGGGGTGCTCCCCTTGCTCGCGGCGACGCTCGCGGGTTGCCCGGACGACCCCACGGTCGTGCCTCCCATCCCCGACGCCTCTCCCGACGTCGTACCCATTCCGGGCAAGGCGACGTGGCACGACGTGACCACCGAGCTGCCCGAGGCGCTCCTCTCGGTGAGCGGTACGTCTCGTGACGACGTGTTCGTGGTCGGCGCCGACAAGGGCAAGGGCCCGCGCGTCGAGCGGTTCGACGGCACCACGTGGAAGCCGCTGGCCACCGGTCAACATGGGGATCTGTGGTGGGTGCACGCGCTCCCCGGCGGCCCCACCTTCATGGCCGGGGCGTCGGGCATGGTGCTCCGCTACGACGGCCAAAAATTCGAGCGAATGCCCACCCCGGGCCTCGCCAAACAAACCGTATTCGGGGTATTCGCCCGCTCCGCCACCGACGTGTACGCCGTGGGCGGGGCGAGCGGTCGCGACGGCTTCATTTGGCACTACGACGGGAAAGCCTTCACCGAAGTACGGCTCCCCGACACGATGCCGCGCCTCGAGAAGGGCGAGATCCCCGGCCTCTTCAAGGTGTGGGGAGAGGGCGACGATCTCTGGGTCGTCGGCGGTGGCGGAACGCTCCTCCACAAGAAGGGGGACGGCCCCTTCGCGGTGGTCGCCACGAACATGACCGAGACGCTCTTCACCGTGCACGGCGCCAAGGGCAAGGTGTACGCGGTGGGCGGGGCCTCGAACGGCAAGGCCCTCGAGATCGACGCGGCCACGCTCGCGGTGCGCGACGTCTCTCCCGAGGGAGCGGGCCTCCTCCAAGGGGTGTTCGCCACGGGAACCCGGGTCGTCGCGACGGGCGAGCGCGGCACGGTCTACGAGCTCGGCCCCACCGGGAAGCTCGCGGCCGCGTCGGCCCAGCCGGGCGCAAAACCGCAGTCGTACCACGCCGCGTGGGCCTCGCCGGACGGCGAAGTGTGGGCCGTGGGCGGCGAAGTACTCTCGCCGGCGCTCGCGCAGGGCGCCATCGTGCACTTCGCGGAACGTGCCATTCCCGGAGTGAACAAGACGACCCCCGACGGCGGCACCGACGGGACGGTCCCCACGCCGGTATGCCCGCCCGAGGTGGTGAGCATCGGCGCCGACAAGTCGATCGCGCGCCGCTGGGACGAGCAGATCCTCGCGTCGATCCGGCGCGATTTGCCGCGCCCCACCGTGCACGCGCGGAACCTCTACCACCTCTCGGCGGCCATGTGGGACGCGTGGGCCGCCTACGACACGACGGCCGACGGCGTGTTCGTGAACGAGCGCCTCACGGCGGGTGACATCGAAGCCGCGCGCAAAGAGGCTATTTCGTATGCCGCTTATCGCATCTTGACGAGGCGCTACCAGAAGGCCGCGGGCGGGCCGGTCTCCGTGGCCTGCTACGACGCGGTGATGAAGGACCTTGGATACGATCCGAGGGACACGACCGACACCGGCGCGACCCCTCGAGCCCTCGGGAACCGCATCGCCAAGGCCGTGATCGCGGCCGGAGACAGCGACGGTTCGAACGAGGCCAACGACTACGCCGAGCTCACACCCTACACCTCGCCGAACCCACCGCTGGTGGTCGACTCGGCCGGCATCACGATGAGCGATCCGAGCCTTTGGCAGCCGCTCAACCTCTCCGTGGCCGCGACCCAGAACGGCATCATCTTGCCCGCCGGCGTGCAGGGATACATCGGTGGCAATTGGGGAGGGGTGACCCCATTTGCCATGAAACGAGCGTCGAGCACCGTGCCGTGGCACGACCCGGGGCCTGCACCCGACTTCGGCCCTGCGATGAAGCCGTGGGTCATCGACGTCCTGCGTACTTCGTCGAAGCTCGACCCCAAAGACGCCGAGACGATCGACACGTCTCCCGGGGCCTATGGCAATAACTCCCTCGGCGCGAACGACGGCAAGGGGCGCCCTCTGAACCCCGTGACGGGGCAACCGTACGCGCCTAGCGTCGTGAAGCTCGGGGACTTCGGCCGAGCCCTCGCCGAGTTCTGGGCCGACGGCCCCAAATCGGAGACCCCGCCGGGCCACTGGAACGTGCTGGCGAACGGCGTAGTCGACACCCCGACGGCCCCCAAGAAGCTCTTCGGCGCCGGCCCCGATCTCGCGCCGCTCGCGTGGGACGTTCACATGTATCTTGCACTCAACGGCGCGCTCCACGACGCGGCCATCACGGCGTGGGACGTGAAGCGTCGCACCGTGCGCGCGCGGCCCATCGCCCTCGTCCGGTACATGGCTCAAAAGGGGCAGTCGAGCGATCCCCAGCTCCCGAGCTACTCGGCCGACGGGCTCCCCCTCGTGCCGGGCTTGGTCGAGCTCATCACGAAGGAGAGCTCGGCGCCCGGGCAGCGCCACGAGAAGCTCTCGCTCTTCGTGGGGCAAATCGCCATCAAGACGTGGCGGGGCGAGCCCGGTGACCGCACGACGGAGCTCTCGGGCGTGGGCTGGGTGCGCGGCGTCGACTGGATGCCTTACCAGCGCCGGAACTTCGTCACCCCCGCGTTCCCGGGGTTCATCTCCGGGCACAGCACCTTCAGCCGCGCGGCCGCCGAGACGCTCACGCAGATCACCGGGAGCCCGTTCTTCCCGGGTGGGTTTGCGGAATACACGTGCCCGAAGGACAAGTACCTCTCCTTCGAGATCGGGCCGAGCACCGAAGTGCACCTCCAGTGGGCGAGCTACTACGACGCGGCCGACCAGGCCGGTCAGTCGCGCATCTGGGGTGGCATCCACATCGAGCCGGACGACTTCGTCGGGCGCAGGCTCGGGGCGCTCGTGGGGACCGAGGCCACGGCGCACGCGCGGAAGTTCTTCGACGGCACGGCCATTCCGTAG
- a CDS encoding HupE/UreJ family protein produces the protein MRRARLGAPREGALAVIRTWLLVALVFLFTTLVVRRAEAHKPSDAYLHLSVEGSRVRARWDISLRDLADATELDGNEDGEVTWAETKHVVPRARALAEAGLTVGSGASPCPVAPPSDAEARVVRHADGAYLVLTVDYACPAPPRSLGLTYSLFFDRDPQHRGIVALGSGAGAKTCVLAATRPSCTLDVGEGPSATRSFLAMVRTGLEHIAEGTDHLAFLFALLFPAVLVRRERSWDPAVALGPVVRDVLRVVTAFTIAHSLTLGLSAFGLVRLPSRLVESVIAASVVLAALNNVVPLFREGRWSVAFSLGLVHGFGFSATLEDLALAKGTFVASLLGFNVGVELGQLAVVAVFLPVAFALRRTLFYRRGVLTVGSLALAALGVVWLAERALSLRILGQS, from the coding sequence ATGCGAAGAGCCCGCCTTGGTGCGCCTCGCGAAGGAGCTCTCGCGGTGATTCGCACCTGGCTCCTCGTCGCGCTCGTGTTCTTGTTCACGACGTTGGTCGTGCGCCGCGCCGAAGCTCACAAGCCGAGCGACGCCTACCTCCACCTCTCGGTCGAAGGTTCGCGGGTGCGCGCGCGGTGGGACATTTCCCTACGAGACCTCGCCGACGCGACCGAGCTCGACGGCAACGAGGACGGCGAGGTGACGTGGGCCGAGACGAAACACGTCGTGCCACGCGCACGGGCCCTCGCCGAGGCGGGGCTCACGGTCGGCTCGGGGGCCTCCCCCTGCCCCGTCGCTCCCCCGTCGGACGCGGAGGCACGCGTGGTTCGGCACGCGGATGGGGCGTATCTCGTGCTCACGGTCGACTATGCCTGCCCGGCCCCACCGCGCTCGCTCGGGCTCACGTATTCGCTCTTCTTCGACCGTGATCCCCAGCACCGTGGCATCGTCGCGCTCGGCTCGGGAGCGGGGGCGAAGACGTGCGTGCTCGCGGCCACGCGCCCATCGTGCACGCTGGACGTAGGGGAGGGGCCCTCGGCGACGCGCAGCTTCCTTGCCATGGTGAGGACGGGCCTCGAGCACATCGCCGAGGGTACGGATCACTTGGCCTTCCTGTTCGCGTTGCTCTTCCCCGCCGTGCTCGTGAGGCGCGAGCGCTCCTGGGATCCCGCCGTCGCGCTCGGCCCGGTGGTCCGTGACGTGCTCCGCGTGGTGACCGCCTTCACGATCGCCCACAGCCTCACCCTCGGGCTCTCGGCGTTCGGCCTCGTGCGTCTCCCTTCACGCCTCGTCGAGTCGGTCATCGCGGCGAGCGTGGTGCTCGCGGCGTTGAACAACGTCGTGCCCCTCTTCCGCGAAGGAAGGTGGTCGGTCGCCTTTTCTCTCGGCCTCGTGCACGGCTTCGGCTTCTCGGCCACCCTCGAAGACTTGGCGCTGGCGAAGGGCACGTTCGTGGCTTCGCTCCTCGGCTTCAACGTCGGCGTCGAGCTCGGGCAGCTCGCGGTCGTCGCGGTGTTCTTGCCTGTCGCGTTCGCCCTACGCCGTACGCTCTTTTACCGGCGCGGAGTGCTCACGGTAGGGTCTCTCGCGCTGGCCGCGCTCGGCGTCGTGTGGCTCGCCGAGCGCGCGCTCTCGCTCCGGATCCTCGGGCAGTCGTGA
- a CDS encoding succinate dehydrogenase, whose protein sequence is MREGLGEATGEERASSRRAFLLRRLHSLSGVLPVGVFLVVHLWTNASALGGREPFDHAVDEIQKLPFLPLVEVVGVILPLAFHALFGVYLATRGSANVGRYNHARNWAYVFQRVTGGVAFLFVLAHLWELRIQKWLFGMSHHAFFDTLVSHLGSVRFGLPLTAIFYLIGIGASVFHLANGLVTFTMTWGLVTSRRAQGRLALVAAAFGTILFLVGAGTVVSLSTGSVIPPASPREAPCP, encoded by the coding sequence GTGCGCGAAGGTCTCGGCGAAGCAACGGGTGAGGAGCGAGCGTCGTCGCGGCGTGCGTTCTTGCTCCGCCGCCTGCACTCGCTCTCCGGCGTGCTCCCGGTCGGGGTCTTCCTCGTCGTGCACCTTTGGACGAACGCCTCGGCGCTCGGCGGTCGTGAGCCGTTCGATCACGCGGTCGACGAGATCCAGAAGCTCCCGTTCCTCCCGTTGGTCGAGGTGGTCGGGGTCATCCTCCCGCTCGCGTTCCACGCGCTCTTCGGGGTCTACCTCGCCACTCGAGGGAGCGCCAACGTCGGGCGGTACAACCATGCGCGCAACTGGGCCTACGTGTTCCAGCGCGTCACGGGCGGCGTCGCGTTCCTGTTCGTGCTCGCCCACCTGTGGGAGCTGCGTATCCAGAAGTGGCTCTTCGGGATGTCGCACCACGCGTTCTTCGACACCCTCGTGTCGCACCTCGGGTCGGTACGATTCGGCCTACCACTGACTGCGATTTTTTATCTGATCGGCATCGGAGCGAGTGTGTTCCACCTCGCGAACGGCCTCGTCACGTTCACGATGACCTGGGGCCTCGTCACGTCCCGCCGAGCCCAAGGGCGTCTCGCCCTGGTCGCCGCGGCGTTCGGCACCATCCTTTTCCTCGTCGGAGCTGGTACGGTCGTGTCCCTCTCGACGGGGTCCGTGATCCCTCCCGCCTCGCCACGCGAGGCCCCCTGCCCCTGA
- a CDS encoding ferritin-like domain-containing protein — translation MSTSLRLHALFASLLGATAVAVGCNGTIATEADGGAQDGGTVLPDGAVVTDGAVLPDGAVVTDGGTLPPFELEVCLSEAESTYLFPKDATLATGVDFLGGYELGGDQGGTPSTIKASAHLVGKACATASDAAACEKALGTLDATTPYWGCNGFCPPFPGYQARTTKGDTVSVIGDRSKVKDAFLPIDTPSEALAAVTALHYAGCEPGKKNVKKHADGSYSVKAVESRCAQDPAAPTKSIDSTDEVSYRVTASGAVTEEARVRVKEQKNDHGCPVAGRKPMGLVPANENGGSCAGQYFAKMAHLEAASVLAFAHMAEELRAHGAPEELVARAVAAIFDEQRHASAIGQLARERGARVPEVVAAAPRTRTLLEMAIENRREGCVRETYGALLAHYQAETSVDPHVRREMARIAHDETLHAALSWDLDTWLVSKLGEAERAQVREAEREAIRELTIECAQLFDAETRAVVGLPSPELAQSLFSSMRAGLGLAA, via the coding sequence ATGTCCACGAGCCTTCGCCTCCACGCCCTCTTCGCTTCTCTCCTCGGCGCGACCGCCGTCGCCGTCGGCTGCAATGGAACCATCGCCACCGAGGCGGACGGCGGGGCGCAAGACGGGGGCACCGTGCTCCCCGACGGCGCGGTCGTGACCGACGGGGCGGTCCTTCCGGATGGGGCGGTGGTCACGGACGGCGGCACGCTTCCGCCGTTCGAGCTCGAGGTGTGCCTCTCCGAAGCCGAGAGCACCTACCTCTTCCCGAAGGACGCGACCTTGGCGACGGGCGTCGACTTCCTCGGAGGGTACGAGCTCGGCGGCGATCAAGGAGGCACGCCCTCGACGATCAAGGCGTCGGCGCACCTCGTCGGAAAGGCCTGTGCGACCGCGAGCGACGCGGCCGCGTGCGAGAAGGCGCTCGGCACCCTCGACGCGACGACGCCGTATTGGGGCTGCAATGGGTTCTGCCCACCGTTCCCGGGGTACCAAGCCCGAACGACCAAGGGCGACACGGTGTCCGTCATCGGCGACCGATCCAAGGTGAAGGACGCGTTCCTCCCCATCGACACGCCGAGCGAAGCGCTCGCGGCGGTCACCGCGCTCCACTACGCCGGCTGCGAGCCGGGCAAGAAGAACGTGAAGAAGCACGCCGACGGCAGCTACTCGGTCAAGGCCGTAGAGTCGCGCTGCGCCCAAGACCCAGCCGCTCCGACGAAGAGCATCGACTCGACCGACGAGGTGTCGTACCGCGTGACCGCGAGCGGCGCCGTGACCGAAGAGGCGCGCGTCCGCGTGAAGGAGCAGAAGAACGACCACGGATGCCCGGTCGCGGGGCGAAAGCCGATGGGCCTCGTGCCCGCGAACGAAAACGGGGGCTCCTGCGCGGGACAGTACTTCGCCAAGATGGCCCACCTCGAGGCGGCGAGCGTGCTCGCGTTCGCGCACATGGCCGAGGAGCTCCGGGCGCACGGGGCCCCCGAGGAGCTCGTGGCGAGGGCGGTCGCGGCGATCTTCGACGAGCAGCGGCACGCGAGCGCGATTGGCCAGCTCGCGCGTGAGCGAGGGGCCCGGGTCCCCGAGGTCGTCGCCGCGGCGCCGCGTACACGAACGCTGCTCGAGATGGCGATCGAGAACCGGCGCGAGGGCTGCGTCCGCGAGACGTACGGCGCGCTGCTCGCCCACTACCAAGCCGAGACCTCCGTCGACCCCCACGTACGCCGCGAAATGGCGCGTATCGCGCACGACGAGACCCTCCACGCGGCCCTCTCGTGGGACCTCGACACCTGGCTCGTGTCGAAGCTCGGAGAGGCCGAGCGCGCCCAGGTCCGCGAGGCGGAGCGCGAGGCCATCCGAGAGCTCACGATCGAGTGCGCGCAGCTCTTCGACGCCGAGACCCGCGCGGTCGTGGGCCTCCCGTCGCCCGAGCTCGCTCAGAGCCTATTTTCCAGCATGCGCGCCGGTCTGGGCCTGGCCGCGTGA
- a CDS encoding serine/threonine protein kinase, with translation MAPSDPIDSPVPEPWDSGAELPKSTKTSVAGSATLAKTGPDSLVGTTVSDRYKLLSVLGEGGMGAVYLAEHTLMRKRVAIKVLHPEMSHMPEVVARFEREAMAAAHIDHPNVATATDFGKLPDGGFFLALELLEGQSLREVLAGGKLPVARALGIVRQIAQGLVRAHGLGIVHRDLKPENVMLVEREGDKDVVKVLDFGIAKVPVGELAKSTQKGEPGAPVLTQAGMVYGTPEYMAPEQALGQDIDARADLYALGVMMFEMLCGARPFEDESKIRLLGMHVTAPVPKMADKGGADVPPEVEEVVRRLLSKEASDRTPDAKTLLEQLDGLFLLLVASGRVEGGALPTAFRGTAPSLSRFVPTPPPEPAQPAPKGLPISPRQQAIVAGGAAVVVLLVVVMALALGGKKPPASEADATPSGLVSAPSSASSAPQDGDDPAAIIELDPLAPEPPVVDPKIKEGLAALEAGQTEKAVAILAPYAEKRSCPSQVHRALMTAYKDSDPKKAIVHARKLVERRPQERSAIDVLVTVRNLALGENAAENEAFALLASGLGASGPDVLYDMAFGDYAKDYTKAAKRAQGLLKQTDVRSKGNAALGVALDLRATLGTCEMRKYVDRAGEAGDKRALAVLQLVPSKAAKKRAAYPSCVRGEAFDKAVAAIESRQRDGG, from the coding sequence ATGGCGCCTTCGGATCCCATCGACTCCCCCGTCCCCGAGCCGTGGGACAGTGGCGCCGAGCTCCCGAAGAGCACCAAGACCTCGGTGGCCGGCTCGGCGACCCTCGCGAAGACGGGCCCCGACAGCCTCGTGGGCACGACGGTCTCCGACCGCTACAAGCTCCTCTCCGTGCTCGGCGAAGGGGGCATGGGCGCCGTCTACTTGGCCGAGCACACGCTCATGCGGAAGCGGGTCGCCATCAAGGTGCTCCACCCCGAGATGAGCCACATGCCCGAGGTCGTCGCGCGGTTCGAGCGCGAGGCCATGGCCGCGGCGCACATCGACCACCCGAACGTCGCCACCGCGACCGACTTCGGCAAGCTGCCCGACGGGGGCTTCTTCTTGGCGCTCGAGCTGCTCGAAGGGCAGAGCCTCCGTGAGGTGCTCGCGGGCGGCAAGCTGCCCGTGGCGCGTGCGCTCGGCATCGTGCGGCAGATCGCGCAGGGGCTCGTTCGTGCCCACGGGCTCGGCATCGTGCACCGCGATCTCAAGCCCGAGAACGTCATGCTCGTCGAGCGCGAGGGCGACAAGGACGTGGTCAAGGTGCTCGACTTCGGCATCGCGAAGGTGCCCGTGGGCGAGCTCGCCAAGTCGACCCAGAAGGGCGAGCCGGGCGCGCCGGTGCTCACGCAAGCCGGCATGGTCTACGGCACCCCCGAGTACATGGCGCCCGAGCAGGCGCTCGGCCAAGACATCGACGCCCGCGCCGACCTCTACGCGCTCGGCGTCATGATGTTCGAGATGCTCTGCGGCGCGCGCCCCTTCGAGGACGAGAGCAAGATCCGGCTCCTCGGCATGCACGTCACCGCGCCCGTCCCGAAGATGGCCGACAAGGGCGGCGCCGACGTTCCCCCCGAGGTCGAAGAGGTGGTCCGTCGCCTCCTCTCCAAAGAGGCCTCGGATCGCACGCCCGACGCGAAGACGCTGCTCGAGCAGCTCGATGGCCTCTTTTTGTTGCTCGTGGCGTCGGGTCGGGTCGAAGGGGGCGCGCTCCCCACGGCGTTCCGCGGCACGGCTCCTTCGCTCTCGCGGTTCGTTCCCACGCCACCTCCGGAGCCCGCGCAACCGGCGCCGAAGGGTTTGCCCATCTCGCCTCGGCAGCAGGCGATCGTCGCCGGCGGCGCGGCGGTCGTCGTGCTGCTCGTGGTGGTCATGGCGCTCGCGCTCGGGGGCAAGAAGCCCCCCGCATCCGAGGCCGACGCGACGCCCTCGGGCCTCGTATCGGCGCCGAGCTCCGCGTCGTCCGCGCCCCAAGACGGGGACGATCCCGCGGCCATCATCGAGCTCGATCCGCTCGCTCCCGAGCCGCCCGTCGTCGACCCGAAGATCAAAGAGGGCCTCGCCGCGCTCGAGGCGGGCCAGACCGAGAAGGCCGTCGCGATCCTCGCACCCTACGCCGAGAAGCGCTCGTGCCCCTCCCAGGTGCACCGCGCCCTCATGACGGCCTACAAAGACTCGGACCCGAAGAAGGCGATCGTCCACGCGCGAAAGCTCGTCGAGCGCCGCCCCCAAGAGCGCTCCGCGATCGACGTGCTCGTCACCGTACGGAACCTCGCGCTCGGCGAAAACGCGGCCGAAAACGAGGCGTTTGCGCTGCTCGCGTCGGGGCTCGGCGCCTCCGGTCCCGACGTGCTCTACGACATGGCCTTCGGCGACTACGCGAAGGACTACACGAAGGCCGCGAAGCGCGCCCAGGGGCTCCTCAAGCAGACGGACGTGCGCTCGAAGGGCAACGCGGCGCTCGGTGTCGCGCTCGATCTCCGGGCCACGCTCGGCACGTGCGAGATGCGAAAGTACGTCGATCGCGCAGGCGAAGCAGGCGACAAACGCGCCCTCGCCGTGCTGCAGCTCGTGCCGTCCAAGGCCGCCAAGAAGAGGGCGGCGTATCCGTCGTGTGTTCGCGGCGAAGCGTTCGACAAGGCCGTCGCGGCCATCGAATCGCGCCAGCGCGACGGCGGGTGA